One stretch of Camelus bactrianus isolate YW-2024 breed Bactrian camel chromosome 19, ASM4877302v1, whole genome shotgun sequence DNA includes these proteins:
- the MANBAL gene encoding protein MANBAL, protein MASDLDFSPPEVPEPTFLENLLRYGLFLGAIFQLICVLAIIIPVPKSHEAEAEPSEPRSAEVTRKPKTAAPSVNKRPKKEAKKKR, encoded by the exons ATGGCCTCCGACCTGGACTTCTCTCCTCCCGAGGTGCCGGAGCCCACGTTCCTGGAGAACCTGCTACGGTATGGACTCTTCCTGGGGGCCATCTTCCAGCTCATCTGTGTGCTGGCCATCATCATCCCTGTTCCCAAGTCCCACGAGGCG GAGGCAGAACCATCTGAGCCCCGAAGTGCAGAGGTGACGAGGAAGCCCAAGACTGCTGCTCCTTCTGTGAACAAGAGGCCCAAGAAGGAGGCCAAGAAGAAGCGGTAG